A portion of the Pseudomonadota bacterium genome contains these proteins:
- a CDS encoding SIMPL domain-containing protein (The SIMPL domain is named for its presence in mouse protein SIMPL (signalling molecule that associates with mouse pelle-like kinase). Bacterial member BP26, from Brucella, was shown to assemble into a channel-like structure, while YggE from E. coli has been associated with resistance to oxidative stress.) yields MKRPSRFWIATCLTLCIACITATSAAGGEAELIPQLTVRGNSTLQVPANQLQMQVGVTTEAKTVKQALDENTKKIQAIEQTLKEIGLSRKEYKTGRFQVQPRWSARPPKYHDAWQAEIIGYRVNNHFSIKTRQIELGGKIIESCTRVGANTIGSIIFNLATPQMYRSQAITAATANARADANALASAAELNLGEVLNISLDNATSTPLRSRSMAYAEGMAKSAAPSLNLSPGKVTVRANVTITYEISGSHKK; encoded by the coding sequence ATGAAACGTCCATCACGTTTCTGGATCGCCACCTGCTTAACCTTATGTATCGCTTGCATAACAGCAACCTCAGCTGCCGGTGGGGAAGCGGAGCTCATCCCCCAGCTCACGGTTCGCGGCAATAGCACCCTCCAGGTACCAGCCAATCAACTGCAAATGCAGGTTGGCGTAACCACCGAAGCGAAAACGGTCAAACAGGCATTGGATGAAAATACGAAAAAAATCCAGGCCATCGAGCAGACTTTGAAAGAAATTGGTCTGAGCAGAAAAGAGTACAAAACCGGTCGTTTTCAAGTCCAACCCCGATGGTCAGCACGACCACCAAAATATCATGACGCCTGGCAAGCTGAAATTATCGGTTACCGGGTCAACAACCATTTTTCCATTAAAACCCGGCAAATAGAGCTGGGTGGAAAAATTATTGAATCATGCACCAGGGTTGGGGCTAACACCATTGGCTCGATTATCTTTAATCTTGCAACCCCCCAAATGTACCGGTCACAGGCAATCACGGCAGCGACTGCAAATGCCAGAGCAGACGCCAACGCCCTGGCCTCGGCTGCTGAGCTGAATTTAGGGGAAGTTCTGAACATCAGCCTTGATAATGCAACGTCCACTCCCTTACGTTCCAGGTCCATGGCTTATGCTGAAGGAATGGCTAAATCCGCGGCGCCATCGCTGAACCTGTCCCCCGGAAAAGTCACGGTTCGCGCCAATGTCACCATTACCTATGAAATAAGCGGGTCTCATAAGAAATAA
- a CDS encoding enoyl-CoA hydratase-related protein, giving the protein MNYDSIKVAVGDDYVGEITLNRPKNLNTFTTTLAEELSQALRELDADQRVRVIIINGAGKAFCAGIDVSDFFAKTASEYREWIECMETPLGTISRMKKPVIAQVHGVAAANGAGLVAACDLAVVGERARFGLTAINVGLNCVGPIVPVSQSIGRKRALELLFYGDLINAEKALAMGLVNKVVPEEELEKTTREWAALLAQKSPVAVQIAKKSFYTAADMDYYKAFDYMNEAFARLCTTEDAKEGVSAFLEKRSPVWKEK; this is encoded by the coding sequence ATGAATTATGACAGTATTAAAGTGGCTGTTGGAGATGATTATGTTGGTGAAATAACCCTTAACCGCCCGAAAAATCTGAACACGTTTACTACCACTCTGGCTGAGGAACTCAGTCAGGCTTTACGGGAGCTTGATGCGGATCAACGGGTGCGGGTTATCATTATCAACGGTGCGGGCAAGGCATTTTGTGCCGGTATTGACGTCAGTGATTTTTTTGCTAAAACTGCTTCGGAGTATCGTGAGTGGATTGAGTGTATGGAAACCCCCTTGGGGACAATCAGCCGGATGAAGAAACCGGTTATTGCCCAGGTTCATGGGGTTGCGGCTGCTAATGGGGCCGGTCTGGTGGCGGCCTGCGACCTGGCGGTGGTCGGTGAACGGGCGCGTTTTGGTTTGACCGCGATTAATGTTGGCTTGAACTGTGTCGGCCCTATCGTGCCGGTAAGTCAGTCCATCGGCAGAAAAAGGGCGCTTGAGCTGTTGTTCTATGGTGATTTGATCAATGCGGAAAAGGCCTTGGCGATGGGATTGGTGAACAAGGTGGTGCCGGAAGAGGAGCTGGAAAAAACCACCCGTGAATGGGCCGCGTTGTTGGCGCAGAAAAGTCCTGTTGCGGTTCAGATTGCCAAGAAATCTTTTTATACCGCTGCTGATATGGATTACTATAAAGCCTTTGACTATATGAATGAAGCTTTTGCCCGGCTCTGTACTACCGAAGATGCCAAAGAGGGGGTGAGTGCATTTCTGGAAAAACGAAGCCCGGTATGGAAGGAAAAGTAG
- a CDS encoding YajG family lipoprotein → MSRIVAISSIMIMSIMLMLGCATLPQRLVIQPSIQTIAADNIADHQEISLRVIDLRPENPLGYLEDGHGNRQPFLATRELDMVIEKVLAAGLRKKGFIPLSGVHENNISLTVEIQQFNHRVSPGIVKVPVQTKISLRTTAVNGGRKLTSYYSIDKQAVLALRPGIQQNQRLVNEALTAVLEQIFQDQKLLKMLSLHSGTGVVE, encoded by the coding sequence ATGAGCCGTATTGTCGCAATATCTTCGATTATGATTATGTCCATTATGCTGATGCTGGGTTGTGCGACCTTGCCGCAACGTTTGGTGATCCAACCATCAATCCAAACGATTGCCGCTGATAATATTGCTGATCATCAGGAAATTTCCCTGCGGGTCATTGATTTACGACCTGAAAACCCGCTGGGTTACCTTGAAGATGGTCATGGAAATCGCCAGCCATTCCTTGCCACCCGGGAACTTGACATGGTCATTGAGAAAGTGCTTGCAGCCGGCCTGAGAAAAAAAGGATTCATTCCTCTGTCCGGGGTACACGAAAATAATATTTCCCTGACGGTTGAAATCCAGCAGTTTAACCATCGTGTATCGCCGGGAATAGTGAAAGTTCCGGTACAAACGAAGATTTCCCTCAGGACCACGGCCGTAAACGGTGGGCGGAAACTGACCAGCTATTATTCCATTGATAAACAAGCGGTGCTGGCGTTAAGACCGGGAATTCAACAGAATCAACGGCTGGTCAATGAAGCTCTTACCGCTGTTCTGGAACAGATTTTCCAGGATCAAAAATTGTTGAAGATGTTGTCCTTACACTCTGGAACCGGTGTGGTTGAATGA
- a CDS encoding enoyl-CoA hydratase: MQYQEILFDINQEIAFLTLNNAKRINALSRRMIGEIIHALQQLETDESTKVLIVRAAGNHFCAGHSLDEMVDQEMKEYKFIFDQCTRMMQLLHEIPQPVIAQVQGIATAAGCQLAAWCDLVVAEEGARFATPGVQLGLFCTTPMVAITRAIGRKAAMEMLLTGRFIPAGEAKELGLINKVVPQDELAAETLELASQIAQASRLTLGLGKQGFYAQIDQPDEKALHYAKHTIALNNLAEDAQTGIKAFLNQTTAQWQNR, from the coding sequence ATGCAATACCAGGAAATTCTTTTTGATATCAACCAGGAGATCGCTTTTCTCACCCTTAATAATGCCAAAAGAATCAATGCCCTTTCCCGGCGGATGATTGGTGAAATTATCCATGCCCTGCAACAATTGGAAACGGATGAATCAACCAAAGTCCTTATTGTCCGGGCAGCCGGCAATCATTTCTGCGCCGGACACAGCCTGGATGAAATGGTGGACCAGGAAATGAAGGAATACAAGTTTATTTTTGACCAGTGCACCAGGATGATGCAATTGCTTCATGAAATCCCGCAACCGGTCATTGCCCAGGTCCAGGGGATTGCCACCGCCGCTGGCTGCCAGTTAGCTGCCTGGTGCGATCTGGTAGTGGCGGAAGAAGGAGCCAGGTTTGCTACCCCCGGGGTCCAGCTGGGGCTTTTTTGCACCACTCCCATGGTCGCCATCACCAGGGCCATCGGCCGCAAAGCGGCAATGGAAATGCTGCTCACCGGTCGATTCATTCCCGCTGGAGAGGCCAAAGAACTTGGATTGATCAATAAAGTTGTTCCACAGGATGAACTGGCAGCAGAAACATTGGAACTGGCTAGCCAGATTGCCCAGGCCAGCCGCCTGACGTTGGGATTGGGAAAACAGGGGTTTTATGCCCAGATAGATCAACCGGATGAAAAAGCCCTGCATTATGCCAAACACACCATCGCCCTTAACAACCTGGCGGAAGATGCCCAGACGGGAATTAAAGCCTTTTTGAATCAGACCACAGCCCAATGGCAGAACCGCTAA